CGAGGCAAAAAACACCACCGAAGGCGTGGCCGAATGGGCTGACAAGATTGAATCCTATGTCTTTCGCATTCGCAAAATCGTCGAAGGACTGAGGGGATTTGCCCGCGAAGGTTCTGACGACAACATACAGTCATTTCCTCTCAGAGATCTGATCAATGACACCATGGATTTTTGCGAAGCAAGATTCAATGCCCACTTTATTGATCTCAAGATCAGTGTACCTGACGATGTCATCATATCGGGAAGACGTGTGCAGTACACCCAAGTCTTGGTGAATTTACTGAATAACGCTTTTGACGCCATCAAGTCCAAGGACAAACCATGGATTCACATTGAGGGCGAGGCCCTCCCCCACGGTGTGGAACTGCGGGTTTCGGACTGTGGCCCGGGAATCCCCGAGGATATACGCGAGAAAGTCTTTCACCCCTTTTTCACCACCAAAGAGGTGGGAGAGGGAACTGGCCTTGGCTTGAGTATTTCAAAGGGAATTCTTGAGTCCCATGGGGGATCTCTTTCCATTGACGAAAATGCGGACACGACAACATTTGTTCTGGTTTTCCCCTATGGGGAAGCCAAGTCTCAGCCAACATCGCGGGCAGCATGACTTTTCAAGATCGACGCTTAATCAACTCCTTGAGGATCTGGTCGGGATTGTCGAAACTGCGCAAAGCATAGTTTGCCATTAGAATCATTTGCGCTTGGTCGTCGAGATCAGCACATTTGCCTAGCCGGCGAACCCTTTCCCAATAGGCATAGGAAAAAGTCAGTGCAGCGGCCACCGAGATATTGAAGCTCTGAGCGAAGCCCTGCATCGGGAGAATAAAAGTGCCATCGACGAGGTCGAGCATTTCCTGGCTGACACCGTCTTTTTCGTTGCCGAAGACGACAGCCACCTTTTGAGTGAAATCAATTTGGTCAATGGGAACTGAAGCCTCTAGGTGAGTGGCAAAGACCTTGTAACCTTGTGAGCGCAAACTTAAAACAGATTCGCCAGCCTGTGAATACTTCTCCACCCTAAGCCACTTGTCCGTCCCCTGGGTCACCCGATTGGCAGCTTTGAAACGGTTTTCAGGATGCTCCACCACATGAAAGCGATAAAAGCCAAAAGCCTCGGCCGAACGCATGACCGCACTGATATTGCCCCGATCATAAATTCCTTCAAGGACCGGAACCAGGGACTGACAACGTTGAGCGCAAACATTTTGGATCTTTTTCTGTCGAGATTCAGTCAAACGGGAACCAAGAGTCTCCCAGACTTCGGCGGCGGAGCACTCCATCCCAGAAATCGAAAAGGGTTCTTCAGCAAAATACCGGCGGCGCGAGGCCAATTGAACGATATCGAGGTCCTCCTCGTCGTGATCACTGCTCATACTGACCTTCAGTCCCGATTGTTATTGAGATTGACCCATTGCCGAATGGGTTCGATCTGCATTTCCAATAGTGAAAAGGCCGAGCAATGGATAGACGGGTTGTAGTACTGAAACTTAAGGCCAGACTCATTTACCCGACCAGCTTGGAAGTCTTTAAGAGGATGGTATTTTTTCGAGCCCATACAAAAAGACCACAATCCTCCCGGATAGGTCAGATTACTAAAATTGTAGAGGCCCCGTAGCGGAAAAACCTGAGAGAAGATCTCCACCAGGGACTTTTGTGCTTCAGCAAAAAAGAAGGGCGACT
This is a stretch of genomic DNA from Pseudobdellovibrionaceae bacterium. It encodes these proteins:
- a CDS encoding RNA methyltransferase; the encoded protein is MECSAAEVWETLGSRLTESRQKKIQNVCAQRCQSLVPVLEGIYDRGNISAVMRSAEAFGFYRFHVVEHPENRFKAANRVTQGTDKWLRVEKYSQAGESVLSLRSQGYKVFATHLEASVPIDQIDFTQKVAVVFGNEKDGVSQEMLDLVDGTFILPMQGFAQSFNISVAAALTFSYAYWERVRRLGKCADLDDQAQMILMANYALRSFDNPDQILKELIKRRS